From Sphingomonas sp. PAMC26645:
GGCACCTTGCTACCCCCGCGCACGCGTACGCACGCGAGGGAGAAGGGTTTCATCGTTAATTACGGGTTATTTGCAGGCGGTCTTGGTCTTGTTGCCGGCAAGCGAGCAATTGTAGGTGACGGACTTGCCGTTCGCGAGTTTGGCGGTGACCATGCGGCCCTTGGCGACGGTCGTGGTGCGCTTGGCGACCTTGGTGTTGCCGGCGGGCGTGGTGGTCTTGGTCGTGGTGGTGTGCGTCGCGACGGTCTTCGGCTTGACGCTGGTCTGCGCTTGGGTCGCGGCGACGGCTGCGGTGCCGGACAGCAGCGTAGCGCCGGCGAGGATCGCGAGGGGGAGGGACTTGATCATGCGGGTATCCTCTCGTTTCGGCCTTGGTGGACGATGCGGAGAGACTGCGCCGGGGGACCTGAACGGACTGTGGCGGGCAGGTGAAATCGGCGTCATGGATCGGGTTACGGACGTCGACGATCCTCCCCCTGGCGGGGGAGGATTGTAGTCCGTTACGGCGTGACCTCGACGCCGTCCCAGGCGAACAGCTTCCCGCTATCCGGCGCGCGCAGGCCGTCGATGACGTCGAGCAACTGCACCGCTGCGCGGTCCGGCTTGAACAGGTTGCCGGGCGTGACGTTGCCCTGGAACGGCTTCGACAGGCCGGTGTCGACCGTCCCCGGATGCAGGCCGACGACGATGCCGCTGGAGTTCCGGCGCTTGTCCTCGATCGAGATCGTCTTGACCAACTGGTTCAGCGCCGCCTTCGACGCACGATAGCCGTACCAGCCGCCAAGCTTGTTATCGCCGATGCTACCTACGCGAGCAGACAGCACGGCAAACACGATCCGCCCCGCCTTCGGCATAGTCGGCAGAAAGTGCTTGGCCACCAGTGCCGGCCCAATCGCATTGATCGCGAAACTGCGCGCCATCCACGCCGGATCGAGCTCGCGCATCGCCTTTTCCGGGCCCTTGTCGCCGTCGTGCAGCAACCCGGTCGCGACGATC
This genomic window contains:
- a CDS encoding SDR family NAD(P)-dependent oxidoreductase, with translation MSSAVVIGVSGGIGKALEEALIEEGAFDKVYGFARSESGDRHLDLEDEASIAAAASRVGSPALVIVATGLLHDGDKGPEKAMRELDPAWMARSFAINAIGPALVAKHFLPTMPKAGRIVFAVLSARVGSIGDNKLGGWYGYRASKAALNQLVKTISIEDKRRNSSGIVVGLHPGTVDTGLSKPFQGNVTPGNLFKPDRAAVQLLDVIDGLRAPDSGKLFAWDGVEVTP